The Urbifossiella limnaea nucleotide sequence CACCACGAGTACCCACCGGGCAGCGACGGGGCGAACCCGCACTGGTCGAGATAGTCCAGGACCAGCCGGCCCTCCCGGGCCTTCCGCTGCAGGCCGCCCAGGACGGCCGCCGCCCGGGCGACCCTGGGCCGGTTCTGCTTGTGCTCCAGGGTCGAGGCCGTCCGCCGGTACCCGGCCCGCAGTCGGGCGAGGTACCGACGGACCTGACGGGCACGGAGCCGGATCCCGTTGGGGCGGAGGGCGTCGGCCAGTTGGGCCGCCGTCCACGTCCGGTCCTGGCCGAGCAGGTCGGTCAGCCGGGCGGCCACCTGATCCCGGCGGGCGTAGTTGGGGGCCGGCCCGGGCTTGCCGGGGTAGAGGGCCGGCACCCCCCGGGTGGAGTTCCCCACGGAAAGTGGACAGCGTTTAGCGGTGGGTCGGGTTGTGCGCCCGCTCGTACTCGGCGGGGGCGACGTACCCCAGTGACGAGTGCCGCCGGACGCGGTTGTAGAACGCCTCGATGTACTCGAAGATGCTCGCCCGCGCCTCCTCGCGCGTGGCGTAGTCCTCGTGATGGACCAGCTCCTTCTTGAGGCTGGCGAAGAACGACTCCATCGGCGCGTTGTCCCAGCAGTTCCCACGCCGGCTCATGCTGCACGTGATCCCCTCCTCCGCGAGACGACGCCGGTAGTGCTCGCTGGCGTACTGACTCCCGCGGTCCGAGTGGGCCACCAGGGCCGGGACCGAAGACCCCCCGAGACGGTCGGCCACCGCCATCTCCAGGGCATCCACGACCAACCGACTGGTCATCGTCGCGGCCATCGCCCAGCCCACCACCATCCGGCTGAACAGGTCCTCCACGACGGCCAGGTACAGCCACCCCTCGCGGGTCGGGATGTACGTCACGTCCGCGACCCACGACGTGTTCGGCTCCTCCGGATCGAACTGCCGATCCAGGACGTTCTCGGCCACCGGGTGCGGGTGGTTCGAGTCCGTCGTCTGCCGGAACTTCCGCGTCGTCTTCGCGGCAATCCCGGCCTCCCGCATGACCTCGGCCACGACGTTCACGCAGCACTCGTGGCCCCGGCTCACCAGCTCGGCGTGGACGCGCGGGCTGCCGTACCGCCCCTTCACCTCGGCGTGAATCGTCGCGACCTGTTCGGTCAGCTCCTCCCGCCGGACCTCGGCGTGGCTGGGCTCGCGGGACCGCCAGGCGTAGAACCCCGAGCGGGACACCTCCAGGACACGGCACAACTGCGTCACCGGCCACTCGCCCTTGCGCTCCTCGATCCAGCCGAAGGTCACTTCGACTGGGTGGCGAAGAACGCCGTGGCTTTTTTTAGGATGTCGCGCTCCATCTCCAGCCGCTTCACGTCGGCCCGGAGGCGGCGCAGTTCTTCCTCGACGGGGGTGAGGTGCCCCGATCCCGGGAAGGCGTCGGCCCCCTTCTTGAGGACCGCCTTCTTCCAGTCGTGGAGCCGGTTCTCGGTGACCCCGAGGCGGCGGGCGACCTCGGCCACGGACAGCTTCTGCTCGGTGATCATCCTCACGGCCTGGAGCTTGAACTCCGGCGTGTAGACCTTGCGGGAACCGGCCATCGGTGTGTCTCCTCGTGATTAGAGCTTACACCGCTTTCCCGCTGTCCACGATCCGTGGGGAACTTCAGGGCGTTGAACCCGTGGATCACGGCCCGGGCGGTCTGCGGGTCACACCCGAGGTGCCGGGCGATCCGGGGCGGGGACCACCCGGCGTCGGACAGCAGGACCATCTCCAGCCGATCCCGTACCCGGGGCGGGAGGGGGTCCCGCCGGAGAGCCTGCAACTCGGACTGCGTCGCAACGGTGAGGTGAACGCGGATCATGAAACATGGTACGCAATCGGGGCCAACTGCTTAGGGGCCGCGAATTCTTGCTGACGACGCTCGAAGGGCTGGCCGATCGCGACATCGACCCGAGCGGGAAGGAGGCTGCCCGGCAGGCGCTGGTCAAGCTCCGTGCGGCGGGCCTGCGCCGCCCGGGAGCGACGCCGTGACCCCGACGAGGGTCGACAAGTTGCGACAACATCTCGCCTATGGGTGTCTGGAACTGCGTCGAGCGTGTGGCGGGGGATTCCAGGCTGCCACGGACCAGAACCCCTACCTCCTCTTCGGAGTCAGAGGGTTGGTACGAGGACTCGACCGCCACGAAGTTGAGCGACATCGTTCCGGCGGGCGGCAAGACGTTCCGGTTCGCCTACGAGTACGACTTCGGCGACTCGTGGGACCACGAGATCGTGGTCGAGAAGCGAGTGCCAGCCGAGGCGGGCGTGAAGTACCCGGTGTGTGTGGACGGCAAGCGGGCGTGCCCGCCGGAGGACGTGGGCGGCGTCTGGGGCTACGCCGACTTCCTGGCTGTCATCAACAACCCGGACCACGAGCAGCACGAGGACATGCGCGAATGGGTGGGTGGGCGGTTCGACCCGGACGAGTTCGACCCGGCGACCGCCACGAGGCGGATGCGGCGGGGGCTGTCGGACTGGAGTACGTGTCCGGTGAATCGACGCCTTCCACCGTCAGGTAGTCTGGGAGTTTTCCCCGAGGGAGAACTCCGGCATGTCCGCACACCGCCCCGAGAAGGTCCGCGCCTGGCGGGCCACCATCGACGCATGGAAGCGGTCCGGGCAGACGGTCAACGCCTTCTGTCGCGCCCGGCAACTCACCCGGTCGAACTTCGACCGCTGGCGGCGGATTCTGGCGACCCGACCGGACGAGTCCGCGCCAACCCCGCCGCCGGCGTTCGTGCCCGTCCGCGTCGTCGCCGAGCCGATGGCGGAGGTGGTGCTCCGCTCCGGGGTCGTGGTGCGGGTGCCGCTGGGTGCGGCGCCCGACGCCGTCACCCGGTTGGTGACCGCAGTGGGGGCGGCGTCATGCTGACCCTGCTGCCCGGCGGCCGCATCCAGGTCGCCGTCGAGGCCGTGGACGGCCGCAAGGGGATCGACTCCCTCGCCGGTGTCGTGCGGTCCGTCCTCAAGGGCGATCCCATGTCGGGCGACTTGTTCGTCTTCAGGACGCGCCGGGCCGACAAGCTGAAGATCCTGGCCTGGATGGGCGACGGGTTCGCCCTCTACCTGAGGCGACTGGAGAAGGGGACGTTCGCCTTCCCCACGGCGGTCGAGGCCAGCGTGCCCGTCACACCGACGCAGTTGGCGATGATCCTCGGCGGCCTCGACCCGGCCAAGGCCCGTGAACGCCGTCGGTACAAATCGCCTTCGTGACCCGCACTACCTGGGCCGCCCGACGGTGTTGAATCCGGCATGCCACCGGCCGACGAGATCGACGTGCTTCGCCGGAAGTTGGCCCACGCCGACGCCGTCATCGCCGAACTCCGCGGCGTCGTGGCCGACCTCCGCAAGCAGGTCGAGGCCCAGCAGGCCCACATCCACCGCCTCGTGAAGATCACCTTCGGCCGCGGCGGCGAGCGGGTCGAAGGCCCGACCCTGTTCGACGGGATGGATCTGCCCGCCAAGGAGGACCCGACGCCGGTCGAGCCGTCGACTCCCGAAGCGGTCCCCGTCGCGCCTCCCAGCGCGAAGCGAAAGGGCCACGGCCGGCGGCGCAAGCCGACGGACCTGCCGCGTCGCCGGGAGGAGATCGACCTGAGCGACGCCGAGAAGGTCTGCGCCTGCTGCGGCACGGCCAGGATCCGCATCGGGCAGGTCGTCAGCCAGCGCCTCGACTACCAGCCGATGGCCCTCTTCGTCCGCGAACTGGTCCGCCCGACCTACGCCTGTCGGTCGTGTGAGTCGCAGGGCCTCGACCCGCAGATCGCCCGGGCGGATCTGCCGCCCGAGCCGATTCCCCGGAGCGGCATCGGCAGTGGCCTGCTCGCCCACGTCATCGTCTCGAAGCTGGTCGATCACCTGCCGCTCCACCGCCAGGAGTCGATCCTGGCCCGCCACGGCTGGGACGTGCGACGGTCCACCCTGTGCGACCACCTGCGGGCGTGCGGCCACCTCCTGACCCCGCTCTACGACCTGATGCGCCGCCGCCTGCTCCGGTCGTTCGCGATCCACGCCGACGACACGCCCCTGGTGCTGTTGCGGCCACTGCGGACCACCGCCCGCCCCGCTTCGGCTGGCGGGGCGGGAAGAACTCCGCCAGGAGCGCCCACGGCTCGTCAGTCAGTTCGTGTCGCTTCATGGCCGATTAGAGGCCACGACAACGACTTGTGATCCGCAAAACAGAGTCTAGCCCGGAGCATGCATACGTGCGGCCGGTAGCAGCCTGTCGAAGAACACAAGGCAACTGATCATCACAACTTGTGTCGTGGTACTGCTACTGAGTACTGAATACAGTCGGCTTGGTCCTTTCCGACCGGCTGCGGTGATGGACATCGCTTGCGGGCATGTTCGGACACGGGACGGACTCCGCGACTTCGTGGAATTCCGGTGTTGTAGCGGCGGGCAGTACGAGGCCCACCGCCGCGGCGGTGGGCCTTCGGGGTCGGGAACAGCGAGCGTCAGCCGTTGATGAAATTGAGGTCGCTCGTGAAGGCCTCGTCGGACAGGTCGGTGGCCCGGTCGCGGGTCGAGTCGAACAGGAACCAGTCGTACCCACTGCTGCCGGTCAGCACGTCGGCGGCGGTGTCGTTGACCACGGACGTCGCGTCCAGCACGACGGACTCGTTCAGCCCGCCGCCGTTCTGGAGGGCCACGACCCGCTCGGCGGCCGTCCGGTCGGTGCGCGTCCACTCCTTCATCACGGCGCACAACTTGTGGGAGTCCGCCTCGAACAGGTACACGCCGGCGAGGAGGATGTCGTCGCCTGCGTTGCCCACGATCCGGTCCGCCCCCGTCCCGCCGATCAGCAGGTCGCGGCCGTCGCCACCGACGATCAGGTCGTCGCCGTCCCCGCCCAGCAACACGTCGTTGCTGCCGCCGCCGCCTTTGAGCCGGTCGTTCCCGGTGCCGCCGTACAGCCACGCCGACAGGGTGATGCTCCCGGCCACCTGCACGTCGTCGTTGCCGGCCTGGGCGTACACCACGACCCGGCCGGTGGGACTGAATGTCCCCTGCGACACGTCGTTGATGACGACCTCCACCGATCCACTATTGCCCGCGGGGGTGACGCGAATCGTATCGTTCCCGGCGGTCCCGCCGATCACCAGCGCCGTCTTCGTTGGGTCGCAGTCGTCGGGTTGCACGCCCACGGCCGTAACCTCGACCGTCCGGGTCGCGGTGCCTACGCCGCCGTCGTCGTCCGTGACGGTGAATGTCACGGTGTAGGTGCCGGCCGCGGTCGGTGTGAAGGTGAACAGCGGGCCTGTCCCTGTGGCGACGGTGGTGCCACCGCTAACCACGGTCCAGGCGAGCGTGTGGGTGTCGGCCGCACCGGGGTCGGTGAAGTTGCCGGCGAACGACAGGGCCTGCCCGCGGACGCCGCTCGTCGGCCCGGAGATCGAGGCCGTTGGCGGCACGTTGGTCACATTGATCGTGGCCGTCGCGGTGTGGCTCAGGCCGCCGGTGTCGGTCACGCGGAGGGAGACCGGGACCCACGTGGGGCCGTCGAGGGCGG carries:
- the tnpA gene encoding IS66 family insertion sequence element accessory protein TnpA; amino-acid sequence: MSAHRPEKVRAWRATIDAWKRSGQTVNAFCRARQLTRSNFDRWRRILATRPDESAPTPPPAFVPVRVVAEPMAEVVLRSGVVVRVPLGAAPDAVTRLVTAVGAASC
- a CDS encoding IS66 family transposase, translated to MPPADEIDVLRRKLAHADAVIAELRGVVADLRKQVEAQQAHIHRLVKITFGRGGERVEGPTLFDGMDLPAKEDPTPVEPSTPEAVPVAPPSAKRKGHGRRRKPTDLPRRREEIDLSDAEKVCACCGTARIRIGQVVSQRLDYQPMALFVRELVRPTYACRSCESQGLDPQIARADLPPEPIPRSGIGSGLLAHVIVSKLVDHLPLHRQESILARHGWDVRRSTLCDHLRACGHLLTPLYDLMRRRLLRSFAIHADDTPLVLLRPLRTTARPASAGGAGRTPPGAPTARQSVRVASWPIRGHDNDL
- a CDS encoding helix-turn-helix domain-containing protein, which codes for MIRVHLTVATQSELQALRRDPLPPRVRDRLEMVLLSDAGWSPPRIARHLGCDPQTARAVIHGFNALKFPTDRGQRESGVSSNHEETHRWPVPARSTRRSSSSRP
- a CDS encoding IS3 family transposase (programmed frameshift), which encodes MAGSRKVYTPEFKLQAVRMITEQKLSVAEVARRLGVTENRLHDWKKAVLKKGADAFPGSGHLTPVEEELRRLRADVKRLEMERDIPKKSHGVLRHPVEVTFGWIEERKGEWPVTQLCRVLEVSRSGFYAWRSREPSHAEVRREELTEQVATIHAEVKGRYGSPRVHAELVSRGHECCVNVVAEVMREAGIAAKTTRKFRQTTDSNHPHPVAENVLDRQFDPEEPNTSWVADVTYIPTREGWLYLAVVEDLFSRMVVGWAMAATMTSRLVVDALEMAVADRLGGSSVPALVAHSDRGSQYASEHYRRRLAEEGITCSMSRRGNCWDNAPMESFFASLKKELVHHEDYATREEARASIFEYIEAFYNRVRRHSSLGYVAPAEYERAHNPTHR
- the tnpB gene encoding IS66 family insertion sequence element accessory protein TnpB (TnpB, as the term is used for proteins encoded by IS66 family insertion elements, is considered an accessory protein, since TnpC, encoded by a neighboring gene, is a DDE family transposase.); amino-acid sequence: MLTLLPGGRIQVAVEAVDGRKGIDSLAGVVRSVLKGDPMSGDLFVFRTRRADKLKILAWMGDGFALYLRRLEKGTFAFPTAVEASVPVTPTQLAMILGGLDPAKARERRRYKSPS